The Mucilaginibacter yixingensis genome window below encodes:
- a CDS encoding uridine kinase, which translates to MISNNKPFVIGVAGGSGSGKTFFLKCFFSHFTEEEVSLVSQDDYYIPVAHNMTPEENKLYNFDLPATIDRNAFTADMESLIAGKSIIKAEYTFNNPNAVPKMLEIKPAPIVIIEGLFIMHFREIAEQLDMKIFIDTDEDIALQRRLKRDLQERGYSHDDVMYKWLNHVVPAYKEFLLPYKDECDKVITNNTHVAEDIIHITEEISRELREKVLR; encoded by the coding sequence ATGATCAGCAACAATAAGCCGTTTGTAATTGGTGTGGCCGGTGGAAGCGGCTCTGGTAAAACGTTTTTTCTGAAATGTTTCTTCTCGCATTTTACAGAGGAGGAAGTAAGCCTGGTATCACAAGATGACTATTATATCCCCGTGGCGCATAACATGACGCCCGAGGAAAATAAGCTGTATAACTTTGACCTGCCTGCTACCATTGATCGTAATGCGTTTACGGCCGATATGGAAAGCCTGATTGCTGGTAAATCTATCATCAAGGCCGAGTATACTTTTAATAACCCCAACGCGGTGCCCAAAATGCTGGAGATTAAGCCGGCTCCGATTGTGATTATTGAGGGCTTATTCATTATGCACTTTCGCGAGATTGCCGAGCAGTTGGACATGAAGATTTTTATCGACACCGATGAAGATATTGCCCTGCAGCGCCGCCTGAAACGCGATCTGCAGGAGCGCGGCTACTCGCACGATGATGTGATGTATAAATGGCTGAACCACGTGGTGCCAGCCTACAAAGAGTTTTTACTGCCCTATAAAGATGAATGCGATAAGGTGATTACCAATAACACCCACGTTGCAGAAGATATCATCCATATAACCGAAGAAATATCAAGAGAGCTGAGGGAAAAAGTGCTGCGATAG
- a CDS encoding LysM peptidoglycan-binding domain-containing protein, translated as MRFKIFLFVPLLITVNHVFAKPVFDSVGVENQNGKKIILHKIEPKETYFAVGRRYDVKPNIIIQFNNNAVLKPGMTIKVPTERPFEESAPKKAAVAAAPAKTEQYKVSPHETLYSIAKRFGTTVDEVKRQNNLTSDVLTPGEILTFTTGGSAPVKPVAQQESKPVESKPAQVVQQAPQPVKQEPAKQQPVQQAPQPAQQAQQPVDLHNTQQYKVSAGETLYTIAKRFGTSVEDITNLNKLTTTSLSPGQILTVRSGMPPASAQPIVAKADTTSVAGDSVNVDHDMRANRYGLFMKNEKGSAVSMDDPGFDPNKKLVLHRTAPIGTVIKITNPMTNRTTFAKVVGTFTDNENTKDAILVVTKNVADALGVLDKKFRVNISYGVPTNDQQQ; from the coding sequence ATGAGGTTTAAGATTTTTTTATTTGTACCCCTATTAATCACTGTTAATCACGTATTCGCCAAGCCGGTGTTTGATTCGGTAGGCGTTGAAAATCAGAACGGAAAGAAGATCATCCTGCATAAAATTGAGCCGAAAGAAACTTACTTTGCGGTCGGTCGCAGGTATGATGTAAAACCCAATATTATTATCCAATTTAATAACAACGCGGTATTGAAGCCGGGCATGACTATCAAAGTGCCAACAGAACGCCCTTTTGAAGAAAGTGCGCCTAAGAAGGCCGCAGTTGCTGCTGCACCTGCCAAAACCGAGCAATATAAAGTATCACCTCATGAAACCCTGTACTCTATAGCCAAACGTTTTGGCACCACGGTAGATGAAGTGAAACGTCAGAATAACCTTACGTCGGATGTGTTGACACCCGGCGAAATTTTAACTTTTACTACTGGTGGTTCAGCTCCGGTTAAGCCTGTTGCTCAACAAGAAAGCAAGCCGGTAGAAAGCAAACCGGCACAGGTAGTGCAACAAGCGCCTCAGCCGGTAAAACAAGAACCAGCAAAACAACAACCGGTACAACAAGCACCGCAGCCTGCTCAGCAAGCACAACAGCCTGTTGATCTGCACAATACCCAGCAATACAAAGTGTCTGCCGGTGAAACATTGTACACTATTGCCAAACGCTTTGGCACTTCTGTAGAAGATATCACCAATCTGAATAAACTGACCACCACCTCGTTGAGCCCGGGTCAGATTCTAACTGTACGCAGTGGTATGCCGCCGGCGTCTGCGCAGCCTATTGTTGCCAAAGCAGATACCACTTCGGTGGCTGGTGATAGCGTGAATGTTGACCATGATATGCGCGCCAATCGCTACGGTTTGTTCATGAAGAACGAGAAAGGTTCTGCGGTATCAATGGACGATCCAGGCTTTGACCCGAACAAGAAGTTGGTACTGCATCGTACTGCGCCTATCGGCACGGTAATAAAAATTACCAACCCAATGACCAACCGTACCACTTTTGCAAAAGTAGTGGGTACTTTTACTGATAACGAGAACACTAAAGACGCTATTTTGGTAGTAACCAAAAACGTTGCCGATGCGTTGGGCGTGTTAGACAAAAAATTCCGTGTAAACATCAGCTACGGCGTTCCTACTAATGATCAGCAACAATAA
- a CDS encoding DUF4268 domain-containing protein produces MFSRAESTQIRQEFWTTFGQYISPQLSAEGLKINWMNYKTGVKSVFFRMRAENRSAHIAIEITHADLGIQELFYEQFLELKNILNGYLGEEWEWQPFYTNLEGKTYSRIYKEIKDVSIFNRNSWPELISFFKPRITALDEFWSDAKYAFDALK; encoded by the coding sequence ATGTTCTCAAGAGCAGAGTCAACACAGATCAGGCAGGAGTTTTGGACAACCTTTGGGCAGTATATCTCGCCGCAGCTATCAGCCGAGGGGTTAAAGATCAATTGGATGAACTATAAAACCGGGGTAAAGAGCGTTTTCTTCAGGATGCGCGCCGAAAACCGGTCGGCGCACATTGCTATAGAGATCACCCATGCCGATCTGGGCATACAGGAGCTCTTTTACGAGCAATTTCTGGAACTAAAAAACATACTGAACGGCTACCTGGGCGAAGAATGGGAATGGCAGCCATTTTATACCAATCTGGAAGGCAAAACCTACAGCCGCATTTATAAAGAAATTAAAGACGTAAGCATATTTAACCGAAACAGCTGGCCCGAATTAATTAGCTTTTTTAAACCGCGAATTACCGCTTTAGATGAGTTTTGGAGCGATGCCAAATATGCGTTCGACGCACTGAAATAA
- a CDS encoding SMP-30/gluconolactonase/LRE family protein: MKQILFVLALSLLCPLFGQAQQKPLFDTLQKPQLISRQFSFTEGPSVDKKGNIYFTDQPNNKIWKYDTDGKLSVFMDSAGRANGTYFDKKGNLIACADEHDQLWAISPKGKVTILLKSIGGHRMNGPNDCWVDNKGGIYFTDPYYQREYWDRKKTDLDGEKVYYLPKGATDPIIVEDQLRKPNGIAGTPDGKYLYVTDIGASKTYKYEIGADGKLSNRQLFCNMGSDGMTLDAEGNVYLTGRGVTVFDPSGQKIAHIDISEPWTANICFGGKDRKLLFITASTAIYTLQMNVRGVE, from the coding sequence ATGAAACAAATTTTATTCGTATTAGCACTATCTCTGCTTTGTCCTTTATTTGGCCAGGCTCAACAGAAACCATTGTTTGATACCTTGCAAAAGCCACAATTGATATCGCGCCAGTTCAGTTTTACCGAAGGACCGTCTGTAGATAAGAAGGGAAATATCTATTTTACAGATCAACCCAATAATAAGATCTGGAAGTACGATACCGACGGCAAGCTGTCTGTTTTTATGGATAGCGCCGGCCGGGCCAATGGAACTTATTTCGATAAAAAAGGAAATTTGATTGCTTGTGCCGATGAGCATGATCAACTATGGGCCATCTCCCCTAAAGGTAAAGTAACCATTCTGCTGAAAAGCATCGGCGGGCACCGAATGAATGGTCCGAATGATTGTTGGGTGGATAATAAAGGCGGGATCTACTTCACCGATCCCTATTATCAGCGCGAATATTGGGACAGGAAGAAAACTGATCTGGACGGAGAGAAAGTCTACTACCTGCCCAAAGGTGCTACTGATCCAATAATAGTAGAAGACCAGCTGCGCAAACCCAATGGCATTGCCGGCACGCCAGATGGCAAATACCTGTACGTGACCGATATTGGCGCCAGCAAAACCTATAAATATGAAATCGGTGCTGATGGCAAGCTCAGCAACAGGCAACTGTTCTGCAACATGGGATCGGATGGAATGACGCTGGATGCCGAGGGGAACGTTTACCTAACCGGCCGCGGCGTTACGGTGTTTGATCCATCGGGGCAGAAAATCGCTCACATAGACATCTCTGAGCCGTGGACAGCCAATATCTGTTTTGGCGGTAAAGACCGGAAGCTACTCTTTATTACCGCATCTACCGCTATTTATACCTTACAGATGAATGTTAGGGGAGTGGAGTAA
- a CDS encoding polysaccharide lyase family 8 super-sandwich domain-containing protein, whose protein sequence is MKSKLLVLLCCLLCLKAAAQNNDLSAIRNQCRNLLLSDTAYANERSFQFPEDVIYTTNAEGYYRSLTPEGTWKDLEYNRPDIPARWPPIWHLYRVILLCKAYHKNADSRYLTAIHQALNYYIRNDFKCNNWWQNEINVPFAFCSIMLMLDRNATQEELAFAERLIPRAQQKNPVGQNKIWQHDIEARFALLHNDQAAFQKALQNLQSVITVSTGEGVQPDYSYQQHGPMLQFGNYGLHFVNSTLFWIKLTAGSAFAFSPEKQQIVLDYCKNGLRWTVFRGNMDITAVGRQIRPDFTRKRGEVMRDAFSLIPGILPAYNPCDFLIDGIGTTPACTFGGNKGFWRSDYMIQLQHDQYMMSVKTNGQFVKPVESINGENLKGTLLNDGVALIQRDGYEYTNLEAAWRWEMLPGTTTDTTWNVLDPKFHATSNQSGFVGQASNGTSGVSAMYYNRAGLTAYKSYFFIDDMMVAMGAGINSADRKHIITTINQRTYNSSTGKQLKGQGWFWHDNIGYFFPVQEAELKFRVDYRQGDWGGIDVASAGKKLIDSVGTWYISQAHSDKYVYMVKPNIGVVATHKMATHNPIKVLANSNQVQAVQGGNTIMAVFYRPGTLYITESQRLQTSQPCVFIYSRNGKSTSLSVSDPTRKLTSVVISINGNPIPVSLPQGELAGSTVPVDVTARN, encoded by the coding sequence GTGAAGAGCAAATTACTGGTACTACTATGCTGTCTGTTGTGTTTAAAAGCAGCGGCGCAAAATAATGATCTGTCGGCCATTCGTAATCAATGCCGTAACCTGTTATTGTCTGATACCGCTTATGCTAATGAGCGCAGCTTTCAGTTTCCGGAGGATGTTATTTATACTACCAATGCCGAAGGCTACTATCGCTCTTTAACCCCAGAAGGCACCTGGAAAGATCTGGAGTATAATCGACCGGATATTCCCGCGCGCTGGCCGCCAATCTGGCACCTGTACCGTGTGATATTGCTGTGCAAGGCTTACCATAAAAATGCCGATAGCCGTTATCTAACGGCTATTCATCAAGCATTGAACTATTACATCAGAAACGATTTTAAGTGCAACAACTGGTGGCAGAACGAGATTAACGTTCCCTTTGCCTTCTGCAGTATTATGCTGATGCTGGATAGAAATGCTACGCAAGAGGAGTTAGCATTTGCCGAAAGACTTATTCCGCGCGCTCAGCAAAAAAATCCGGTGGGGCAAAACAAGATCTGGCAGCACGATATTGAGGCACGTTTTGCCTTGCTGCATAATGATCAGGCTGCTTTTCAAAAGGCCTTGCAAAACCTGCAATCGGTAATCACCGTTTCGACAGGAGAGGGCGTACAGCCTGATTATTCTTATCAACAGCACGGCCCCATGTTGCAGTTTGGTAACTATGGTTTGCACTTTGTAAACAGTACGCTGTTCTGGATCAAATTAACGGCGGGATCGGCGTTTGCTTTTAGTCCGGAGAAACAGCAGATTGTGTTGGACTATTGCAAGAATGGCTTGCGTTGGACGGTGTTTAGAGGAAATATGGATATCACTGCCGTCGGCCGTCAGATCAGGCCAGACTTTACCCGCAAACGCGGTGAAGTGATGCGTGATGCTTTCAGCCTGATTCCTGGCATATTACCCGCTTACAATCCTTGCGATTTTTTGATCGATGGTATCGGCACCACACCGGCTTGTACTTTTGGCGGTAATAAAGGTTTTTGGCGCAGCGATTACATGATACAACTGCAGCACGATCAGTATATGATGAGCGTGAAAACTAACGGCCAGTTTGTAAAACCTGTAGAATCTATTAATGGCGAAAATCTAAAAGGTACGCTGTTAAATGACGGTGTGGCTCTAATACAACGTGACGGTTACGAATACACCAATCTGGAGGCCGCATGGCGCTGGGAAATGCTGCCCGGCACTACTACAGATACCACCTGGAACGTGCTCGATCCAAAGTTTCATGCCACATCAAATCAATCAGGTTTTGTGGGGCAGGCTTCAAATGGTACCAGTGGTGTGAGCGCCATGTATTACAACAGGGCAGGGCTTACCGCTTATAAAAGCTACTTTTTTATTGATGATATGATGGTGGCAATGGGTGCAGGCATTAATAGCGCTGATAGGAAGCATATTATTACTACCATAAATCAGCGTACCTATAACAGCAGTACCGGCAAGCAGCTAAAAGGACAAGGCTGGTTTTGGCACGACAACATTGGCTACTTTTTCCCGGTACAAGAAGCCGAGCTAAAATTCAGAGTAGATTACCGCCAGGGCGATTGGGGGGGGATAGATGTGGCATCTGCCGGCAAAAAACTAATTGACTCGGTTGGTACCTGGTATATCAGCCAGGCGCATAGTGATAAATATGTGTATATGGTAAAACCCAATATAGGCGTGGTTGCCACACATAAAATGGCCACCCATAATCCTATAAAAGTATTAGCCAACAGCAACCAGGTACAGGCAGTACAAGGAGGCAACACCATTATGGCTGTTTTCTACAGACCGGGTACACTTTATATTACAGAGTCGCAAAGGTTGCAAACCAGTCAGCCTTGTGTGTTTATTTATAGCCGAAATGGTAAAAGCACCAGTCTGTCGGTATCAGATCCAACGCGTAAGCTTACTTCGGTAGTTATCAGTATCAATGGTAATCCAATACCTGTTTCATTACCTCAGGGGGAGTTGGCAGGATCTACCGTGCCGGTTGACGTTACTGCGAGGAATTAA